GGATTATAGTTTGGTATTTCCGTCCACCGAGTCTAATACCTAGGACTTATATGCCCAATGACTTGATAATGTACAAAACGGTGTATGGTCTTCGTACCGTGCTAGCCCATGGAGAGATGCCCGGCTTGTTAAAGATTATCAAGCTACGCAGGATAGTACTACTGATATTTGGCATAGAGGATAAATTCTGGCGTCAGTATGCATCTCGTTACCGAAAACCGGACATCGATACTATACTTATAACGTACCTGAGCAGACCAGAACTTGCAAATACATACAGGGTCAATTAAAATTCAATACTCCGCCGCCCTGCCAACAGCTTGAGTTATTGGTGGCGCACTTCCCGAACAGTTTTCTAAGTGCTGGAGAGAAGTTGGATAAAAATACAGCGGAAGTTAGTAGGAGTTAGGGAGGGACGGAGGGGGAAGTAGGTCCGAAGCTTGTGGGCAACCAGGGGGTAACCCGGGGGCGACCAGAGGGCAATTAGGGGGCAATTAGGGGGCAGTTATATGTAACTGACCATCATTTGCCCCGTTGCATGCGCAATGGCGGTTAAGTCTTCTCAAAACCTGTGTTACTGGACAGTCACATCGCCTATGAGATACAGTTTAAGCAAAGGCGGCTATTCTCATCTTGAGATTGGCTGGTAGGAGGACAACCTCACCCACCTCGTAAGGGGAAAAAAGCAAAGGTTCCAGACGCCTGGCCTGTTAGCAATCGAGCACGGACTTTCGTTAACTGAAACTGATGAAAGTGTGGTATGCCATCGAACTGAACATATAAAGTCAAAGCCGTGCACCTTGCGGTATAGTATTGTCCAGTTTTCTATCTTCTATCCCTTTCTAGCATTCTAATAGTCTCCCTCTACATTTATACCCCAGTCAAAAAGTACCCACGCGGCCACCCAAAATGTCAGTATCCGCTGGTTCCAAAACTGGTCGCCTCCCAACGACCGCCAGAGAAAGGGCTCTCGCAATCAAAAAGAGCCAAGAAGATGCACTGGCTCGACTACCGTTGAACACACTTTACATCGTCCTTGATATACGATCAGACCCTCCTCAGCCAAACGATTTCCACTGGGGCTACTACTTTCATACTAGCCCCCGGGGTGGATCGAAGTACCATATGAGAAATTTGGGTGGTGGATGGATACCTGATCATGGCGAAACTGGCGGCGTATTCAAATCAAATTTCCTCTGAGTCCTTATTCAGATAGCAACCGTTCCAGTGGAGAAGCATGGCCAGCTTGATCAGACCATGAGGTCCCGCGATCGAGATGTCAATTCGATCCCAAACGTCACATGCCGCGTGTGGTTGATGGTGATCCTGCTGGCATTGATTCAGGCCGGGATAGTCCGCTGCAGTAATGCCGAGGCACTGCAGCAGGAGTGTATCGCTTTTGGGAATCAATATAGCGCTGGTGCTGCAAAAAATAGCCAGCCACGGCCCGTCGTTAGATCGCGTATTTGCCTTTGAGGACAGGTGATGGCACAAGTTCTTTGGGAAAACGCCTATTTGAGGctgcctttcttctcatGTCATTTGACTATTGTACTTCAAACGTCTGTCATTCGTTAGATCTGTGTGTTGGTACCGTAGTATATGTAACCGTACCAAACGCTCTCTTCACGGTCAGTTCGTGGGTTTGGTGCCATACACGGCTTCCTACAAACCGTTCTTGCATACTTCAACTCCCTTATAGTCGCAAATATGTCCTCCAATCAAGTCTCCAAGGAGATGAGTTTTGAGTCTACAGCCACAAGTGGTTAGATTGCTATGTAAGAGTCAACTGTTAATAGGTTCAAAGCGATGTCCGAATCCAGCTCATTGATATACTTATCTCCACCTATCCAAGAGGCCACCTGATACCACCAGCTTCCTTTTCCGAATCGCATTGCCGTTGTGAACTCCCAGTATTCCGGATACCATCCCGCACATTCCCAATCCAGAAATCCAGATAAGTGCCCGTCGTCACCGACGAGAATGTTATGAGCCTTGAAATCTCCATGAGTGAACGTAATCCGATAATGATGCTGTAGAAGCTTCTTTGCAAGTGCTAGCGCGTCCTCATATTCGGTCACGGAGTTGAAGCCATGGGATGAAGCGGGAGAAATAAGGTGCTCAAAAAATTGCGTCTGATTCGTGAAAGGCCCCATTATATGACCAGGAACCCGTGAACTTCGCAGGGGCGTTCCAATAGGGGAGCAGATAGATTGGCTTGGAGGCACCCATAAACGCATGGAGTGTACACACATTTTGAGTTCCTCCAACCATGGTTCCTCAAAGTCACTCTGCAAGTCATCATCCGAATTCTCAAGAGGTACTCCGGGCAGTCGGGTCATCAAGATCGAGATTTTCCTGTTGAAGGGAGCCTTCGGATGTTCACCACAATTTAAAACCTTTGGCACGGGAATCCCAGCAGCCTCTGCCATTTGCATAGAAACTACTTCCTCGATACTGGTGCGATCTGTCCATTTCATAACGAGTCCAAAGGGCAATTGGACAATATTGGGATCGAAAGGGATCTGGAACCAGGAACAATACCACTGGGAGAAGTAGTATAGCGACCTGTGTATGATGCCCCATGCTATTCTGATGGTTCTGTCAGGAACATAGGGCATAGGCGGCGTTGTCTTTGAGATCGTGAGAGGCATTGGTCGTGGCCAATTATAATCCGGTCGTAAAATGTGGGGAACCATTGATAGATTCATTTTTCGAATCCGAGTTATCTCAGGTACGGATGTAGGTCAAGGAGTGTGCAATTCAGAAGTTTTATCGAGTTGTTGTGAACTGAGCGACACGACTACTATCACGTGATTTCATTCGTATTGATAGCCGGGGTACTGAATGAGAGAGCATTGATGCAATGATTAAAAGTAGTGTCATGTCTCTAAATATCCTCAGGTTGACCCGCCCTAAGCGATCTAATCATGTCCAAGATTGCCAACGCAAGGAACGTTGCAAGGTGCTTGGGTACGAGGACACGCAGCTGAAGTACTGTTACGAATGCTTCGCCTTCTACACTAAGAAAGAGTGGGAAGATCATTGCCGCATGCACATCGAGAACGGCATGTCGCGGCGGTGTGAAATAATCACTTACTGCTATACTCTCATCCAGCCAGGGTACTGTCCTTTTTGCCTTGAAAGTCTCTCCCCGTCCGACCGCATGAGAtcctggaagaggagcaatGATTTGAGAAGCCGTGTCATCAATGATATGAAGATGATGTGCGGGAAATACCTATGTTCTCACCCGATGTGCCGAGTAGAATTTAATTCCGAAACTCGGCTACGTTATCACTTGAGTGATACGCATGGTCTGCAGAAAGCGATCTGGGTTTCATCTGGTGATGAGTCAGACAGCAAGGGCAAGTTAAGCACTCGAACCGATGCTGTCTCACGAGGCAAGAAGAGATTCCGGGAGTGGAAAGGGGATAAGAAACGGCAAAGGCTTGATCCCAGCGGAGCTGGGATGTTCAGCGTTATCTAGTGGGCTCCTCCAGAAGTAAAAGTTACTACCATGTCCACCGGTCGCCGTTTTTCTGATATCAAGAGACAGCCCAATGCCTTTACGCTACTCGAAGGCAACCAGACAGGACTAACCCCTGTTCAAGTAGCTGAACATCGCCCCTATGTTCCTTCACCTTCAACCCACTTGACAATGCCTTTTCCTGAGGTTGGCGAGATGTCATTCTCGTCAGCGGACGAAAGGCTGGACCAACTATGTGAAGATGGGCTAAGATATAATGCAGATGGCAGTGAATGCTTAATCTACTCACCGTCCCTGCAGCCTGACTCTATTGCGGACACACTAAACGCTTCCGACATCCCTACGACAAGCGATGAATTCGGGTCTTTAACTACTAATACAAGCCCTGAAATTCTACCGATCGACCCGCAATTAATGCAAGATTTTAACTCGTCGACTTTTGGTGGGCATGAGCCAAGGACTTATGAGGACAGAGAGCGGGATGACTCTTCATATGCCACATGCAGCCCACATCCCAACACCTCTCCCATGTCTCAAGTTGAAGGATGCGAGACCATTTCGCAGAGAAGCCGTACCAAACGCAAACACGACCATATCACCTGTTAGTGCCGAAGTTGGAAGCTTCCCCACCCTTGACTGCAGCACCTGGGAAGAAAGCACTTAAGAAACCCAGGCATCCTACTGTGGATGACGATGGGGTTCATAGAGGCCATCGACTGACTAGGGCAGTGACGCAAAGACAAGCCACTGGCGCTCGAAGTGGCCACATTTCAAGACCCAAGCGGCTCTACCCCAGACTGGACTGATGTGGATATTCCATTGCTGCCTAGCCCTTGGAGACGATGCGATTCGCTCTCCCTGGAGGGTAATTTGTCAATAGATCCCATGAGACATCGAGATTGATTGAGGGCCGGTAAGGCTGAAACGGACAATGATTCAGTCATAAAGTGTAGTGGTCACTTGATGTTGAGATGCGACTTGCCTGCAAATCGCTGTGTGCTTCGTGTACAGTCACTATTTGGATAACATCGAGTCTGGAGTTTTCTTTCAAGCGCCAGTTATCACAGTACTTTGAGTTTTTCTGTTTATTGGTTGACCACCCAAAGCATCCGATTTCACGGAAGGGACACGATGGCGGTCTGCACTTATTTCCGTGATTGAACCGGTTCAAATTAGAAAACGGGCGACAAAGTGCCACGTGCTATGCCATCGAGTATCACTTACGAGGTTCTACCATGCTGGATGTAGGGAGCGGGGCAAAAGCCATAATTGCTGCTTTTCGGTGCCAGGTCGTACAAGATACGGAAAGGCATGTGTACCATACATGCACCAAGATTTCAACCTGCGGTGTAGTTGTGGCCCCCTTCTTTGACAACACATCCCTAGATTACCCCTAAACGCTTTCCCTCAGCTTACCAGACATAATCTGCCTCTTATCTTATTCAGTCAGCCACGATGGCCTTTGTACTAGCACCAGAAATAGACCAGCCTACAGCTGACCTGCTTATTCAACTACAGCTGCAAGATGCAGGCCTTTATTTTGAATCCTCCAAAGGGAAATCGCGTGATCCCACTGACGAAGAGCTGGCATTTCAATTACAAAACGAGGAGTTGGAAATTATTTCTCAGTTGCTCGCGGATAGACGAATGGCTACGAGTTTCGCAGCTGCAGTACAAGCTGACGGATGCATCGTGGCTGTGAACCagatggaagaagagaacgcCTGTAAAGACCGAGATATCGCTCGTCAGTGGACGGAGAATGGATGCCTTGAATCTTCAGCTGATCTCGAATCAAATCCAGcgactttggatgatgaaaCTCTGGCTAAACTCCAAATCTTATACGTGTCCGGCATGGAGGGATATCACAACATAGGGGTGATGGGCGGAGGCGATTCCGAAACCGAGCAAGCCGAGTCGTCTGCTTGGGCGGCTCGACGAACCGGTCAATCACTATCGCCAATGCGTCGATGCGTAGCCTGTCGAGAACAAACTGAATTTGTCAACGTGGCCCGTGTTCCTTGTCAGCATGAGTATTGTCGTCCCTGTTTGGAGGACCTTTTCAAAGCTTCACTGACGGATGAATCCCTGTTCCCTCCGCGATGCTGCCGACAACCCATAAATATGAACATAGCTCGCATATTTCTCAAGTCCGATCTCATAGAGCAGtacgagaaaaagaagattgAGTTTGAAACTCCAAACAGAACGTACTGCTACTATTCTGAATGTGGTGCGTTCATCAACACATCCCACATCAATGGTGAAGTAGCCACATGCCCCTGTTGCAGGCACACGACTTGTACGAACTGCAAAGGGCGGGCACACATGGGAGACTGTCCGAACGACACCGCCATGCAACAGCTGTTAGCAACCGCACAAGAAAACGGATGGCAACGCTGCTATTCGTGCTGGAGAATGGTGGAACTGGATCATGGTTGCAATCATATGACGTTCGTAATCTCTCCAAGCTCTCCCTTACCTCTAAGCTGTCCTTTCTTTACCTTTCATGGCCCTGATTCTAACGAGAAAACGTAATAGCTGTCGCTGTGGTGCCCAATTTTGTTACAACTGCGGAGCGCAGTGGAAGAATTGCAGGTGTGAACAATGGGATGAACGCCGTCTTCTTGCGCGTGCCTATCAATTGAttgatagagaagaagagcagccgCTCGCTGCTAACCCCCCACCAGATATCGATGAGCCTCCGCTGGAGGATCACCTTGTTCCGGAGACTGATGAGTCCCACTTAGAAAGTCAGGAAACGCAACCAGAGCAGTCAGATGAAGAGTCGCACGCTGCTCTGGGAGCTTCAGCATCACCTTATTTTCAGACACCACGAGACATTTTGGTTGCGAGAACGATACAGGAGCTCAGAGAGAATCATGAGTGCGTGCATGATAGATGGAAGTATATTTCTGGGCCCCATCGATGCGAGGAGTGTTCCTATTTTCTGCGGGAATATATATTCGAATGTCGTCAATGCAGGATTCAAGCTTGCAACCGTTGCAGAAGGAATAGGCTTTAGTCAGAGTGGATGCAGATATTTTAGTAACTCATTCTCTTGACTGCTGTGCCAAGGCTTTTTGTATGACCAGCACAGTAGCTATCGAATCGGTTCAATTCTATATAAGACATAAAAATACCTTACAATCCCGCTACCAAGGTTTAAGTGCTGTGCTGAGGTAGACTCGGTTCCTCTAAGCTCTGGTGGATCTCATCCCTTGTTTTGCATCACTCATAAGCGTATTGACGGCAGGCCAAAAGCTAATTCGGGCGGGAAATGTCGAGGAAGGTAAGGGCATTGGTGTTGCGCTTAGGTTCGTCAGAGACATTACCCTACGGACCAAACAACGTGACAAAGGGGACGCTATAGAGGAAGAACTTTCTCCATATCATTACTCAAAATCCCTCGATGGTCAAGCAATCCGTGGGCCAGGAAAGCTTCCTTCATGGGTCAAACTACAACTGTATTGACCATGGCTCAGAACGGCCTAAATAAGTATCAGGTATAGGCCCCCCTTTCCATCTTTGGCTTCCAGTCTTCCGTTGATACAGTAAACAATATTGAACTCTTCAAGCTCTATAGTCCGTACGCCATCAGACCACATTGCACCGCCTTCCTTACTCCGTCTTAGACAGAAAATCCACTGTGGTTGCTCGATTTTGTAAAATTCCTGTTCCACGTGTACGAGGCCCGGAGACAATGACGGCTCCTGCCACTCATTAAAAGATGACTTTCATTATACTTGTCCGCGTACGAAATCAAACCTTTAATAGATCGCGAAGCATCGACACTAAATAATCCAAATCGAGAGACTCATCCTTTTCCACGTCGCAAGTCATTCCTTCACCGGCATTTGCATTTTCATCGCTGAAAGTACATATGTTGCTGACAACACCGCTAACGTCTGGGACAGGGTGCAGAACAGTAATAAGAGACATTTTTCTGAGGCACGTTTATTGCCTTCTGTGGACTCTACTGTGTCAAAGGCTGCAGTGCCATTAAATCGGGGGAGCTGGTCTGGGATGGTGGTGCGAAGCGGTGTATTGGGACCCAACAATGAATTTGGCTACAAACATAGCCACGCCATTTTGTTCAGCCATCTGCAAACAACTCTATCAGTGATTGGTCCCATTGCATTCGGGAATTGATCATTGCCTGCGAGCAATCGCTTTCCTCAACAACTTCAGACCCCACCCAATGTGGCAGTATGTTTGTGCTGCAACGTTTGGGTTCTTGATACCTTGTAGACGGGATCTTGTTCCCTGTCTTAGAGACAAGCTATAGCCCCTAGACGCTTGGGATGTTTGTTCTCATCGTGAGTGCTTCTCTTGTTAGACATTAAGAGAGATCACAAATCGTAAAATACGCTAGCATAAAAGCCTACACTTCGTCTTGACTCAGCGTCCTATTGTATTCGTACGAGGCAAAACCCATGGGTACAGGAACCGACGAGCCCCCTTGTGAAGCTGTTGGCAACTCTACAAGGGGATGGTTATGTGCGGATTAGTAATTGTAATTACACAGTGCATGGGTTTAAATACCGTATTACATTTCCTTGAGATCATCCGCACATACACCATGTCAGTAACTAGCGGGAAACAAATGTATTGCAACGTATTCATAGATCTGTACTTTACAGCCGAAAGACTGGTAAATTAAcctctgtacggagtactgatAAGCATAATATTAAACCAATCCGACTCTTATAAAAGTGGCTGATGTTGTAAGTTTCTCCCAGGAGCGAAGCACGGGCCGCTCATTCCCAGGTGGTAAAATACATGTCAAAGGGCTCGGTATCAATGAAAATTGAATAATAGTCACATTTCATGTATCAAGTAACATCACGTGTTCATAGTAGCCCTGATATCAACCGCAACCTGTGCTCGTAGGAACGAATCCCAGATTTGGAATAAGTTACTCCCCTGCCTCCCTGGTACTATTGAGTTGAGCTTCGCGACGACGACTATTATAATGTACTCCGATTTCAGCGTGTGGCTCGTCGTGGCGGCAGCCGATATGCAAGTAAGTTGTTCGGTTGCAGTCTGCCTATATGAAGCTGACCAGGAAGAAGTTTTCGGATACAATGTGACTCAAGCATGCCAACGGACATGCCTGATTTGGTCGAGATATGCACTTTTTTGCGAAGCCATCCATTCCATCACTCCTATGACCAGGGGTGCCATAATGTTGCAGGGCTACGAAAGACGGCTGTGTACCTTTGTAACAAGGTAAGGAGGTCGGAAGCCGTGGCTCTAATAGTGGCTGACCGGAAAAGTCTAAACAGACAATAAACATTCATACGGACGAAATTATCAGGCACTTGGCAATTCCAATGGATCTAGGCTTCTGCGATAGTGGCAGCATGACGGTTGAAAGCTCGAACATCTCTGTTCAGGTGACCAATCCAGTTCGTTACAGATTGTTGTAATTAACAACGACGAATTCAAAGAATAAGATGATTCGTGGACGGTGCAGTAATTTTCACATGAGAGCCTAGTA
The DNA window shown above is from Aspergillus fumigatus Af293 chromosome 1, whole genome shotgun sequence and carries:
- a CDS encoding BRcat and Rcat domain-containing protein; this encodes MAFVLAPEIDQPTADLLIQLQLQDAGLYFESSKGKSRDPTDEELAFQLQNEELEIISQLLADRRMATSFAAAVQADGCIVAVNQMEEENACKDRDIARQWTENGCLESSADLESNPATLDDETLAKLQILYVSGMEGYHNIGVMGGGDSETEQAESSAWAARRTGQSLSPMRRCVACREQTEFVNVARVPCQHEYCRPCLEDLFKASLTDESLFPPRCCRQPINMNIARIFLKSDLIEQYEKKKIEFETPNRTYCYYSECGAFINTSHINGEVATCPCCRHTTCTNCKGRAHMGDCPNDTAMQQLLATAQENGWQRCYSCWRMVELDHGCNHMTCRCGAQFCYNCGAQWKNCRCEQWDERRLLARAYQLIDREEEQPLAANPPPDIDEPPLEDHLVPETDESHLESQETQPEQSDEESHAALGASASPYFQTPRDILVARTIQELRENHECVHDRWKYISGPHRCEECSYFLREYIFECRQCRIQACNRCRRNRL